The uncultured Cohaesibacter sp. region ACAGCTGCGAAAGGCGCCGTCCGCGTGCATAGTCGGCCACACATGTGAGGCGCACCAGCATGTCATTGACCTGCTCGTCCTGTAGATCGACCAAAAGCGCACCTGATTGACTCATCGCCCTGAGGTCAGCACGAAAATGGCTGGCCCTTTCAAGAAGCTGCGGGAAGGTTCGACCCAGATCCTTCGCGTGGCTCTCCTGCCAGCCAGTCTGCATCAAAGCACCAATGGCATGAGGCTCGGAAGGCACATTGTCCACCCAGCTGCGCAGCAGGAAGCGGTCATAGATCGCCAGCAGCTCGGGCCGCTTGGGCGGAAAGTTGGTCGCACCGAACAGGCAGGAAAGCTTGACCTCGTAAGACTTGCCCCGATCATGGAATTTGCGTTCGTTGATGAAGGTGAGCAGCGAATTGAGGATCGCGCTCGAAGCATTGAAGACCTCATCCAGAAAGATGATCTCCGCATGCTGCATCATGCCTTCATGCAACCGCTCAAGCCCCACGCTGCGTCCATGCGCGTCAAACAGCTTGCCGATATCGAAAAAGCCGAACAATTCCCCCGGTTCTGTAAAGGGAGTTAGCAGATATTCAAAATAGCGCGGCTCCTGCTGGAATTCCCGCAAGACGCCATCATAGGCTCGATCGTCCGAGCCGGAGAATTCATCGTCCCCCAGCAGCCCGCAAATGTGAGCAAAGGCCCGAATGAGCCGCGATTTTGCCGTGCCCGGAGGCCCGATCAAAAGCATGGATTCTCCCGACGCGACGGCCAGCATCTGACAATGGATCTGATCGGACAGCCCATAGAAGCGATCGTTGAGTGTTTTCTTGATGGTGACCAGATCTGAAAACAGATCACTATGGCGCTCCAACAATTCGGCCATGACTTTTTGCGAAAACATCAACTCACTCCATAAAACCGCATAGACATCGCTTACAACAAACCAGTTGCAAGCCGCTGCCCCAACGCAAGAACAGCCTGTTCTTCTTCGCTTACAGGCGACACAGCAAAAGCCTTCAACCCACTATCCGCCATGTCAGCCGGCACGCCCTGCTCATCCCCGTCTTTTTCGTCCGCTTCCCCCTCAGACAAAGGGAGCCAACCATACAGCTCGGCCAAACCAGTCCGGCTGCAAAAGCGGTTCACCGCCTCCAGCGCGCCGCTATTGGGCATCCGGGCGATGGCATCCGTCACCACCAGATGCTCGATATCAACGCCGTCTCCAAGGGCAGCCAAAGCGGGAGACAGCCAACCAAGCAGCAACCCTTCCATACGCCGCACCGGACGCATCTGCACCGCTTTCAAAAAGCGAACGAGAGCCCACGAGGATCTGCTTCCCTCTTCCTCTTGACCCACAAGGGCAAGCAAAACGAGAATCAGTACCACTTCAATAGATACACGATCAGGCCAGTCTATGTCGTCAGGATAAAGAAGGGTTCGTGCATGCCAATTCTTGCGCAGAGCCTCTAACAGATGCATTTGCACCGAAGGCGCACTCCAGGCCCCTTCCAGCAGCACCGGAACCAGAGCCTCGCCACCAACAAGGGCTGCCCCTTTTACCCTTTTGCGCAAGGCCCATCGTTGCCAGAAGCGAACTCGGGTCGTAGCCCCCACAGCAAGAACCATCTCGTTGGTTCGAAAATCGGCATCCTTGCCGGTAAAGTAGAGCACGGAATTGAGAAATCCGAGATAGGCTTGTGGGCGCTTGTCCGCCCAGTCTGAACCGCCGAACAGAGGCTGCAGCGCTTTCGCATCCGCCCGTGTCAGAGAAGGGAGCGCACCATCTTCAAAATGATAGCGCACCGCCTTATGCGCCAGATCACGCAAGATCGCGACCACTGGCTCGGCATGATAGGCTGTGTCATTGAGCGGTGCGAACCATTGGGACCGATTGGAAAATGGCCCCGCTTTGCCAAAGGCGTCCATCATAACCGGCTGCCTCGCATCAGGAAGGACAGGCCGAAAAAGACTGTCGCCAAAAGCAACAACAGCCTGTGCACCGGCTTTGGCGGCACGGAAAATTGGCGCGCCTGTCCGCTGTGATTTGGCAAATGATCAAGCGTACCGCCCGTTGCATCAGCCAAGGCTTGCAAGCCGGAGAGGTCGACCCCGTAGCTTGACGCTTCCGAGCGGTTTCCTGCCCGTGGGACAGCATAAGGCAGCGTAACGGGAATGGCCTGCGGCTGCTCCAATGCGCCCGCACCGCCCTCTTGCAAATAGAGAAGCCCCTTGTTCACTGCGCCCTCACCTTCAGATGCGGTCTCATGGATTGGCAAGGCAAAACGTCCTTCGAACACACCCTGCTCCCCCTTGACCATTGTCATGGGAACGCCGATGGATTGCCCCGCAAGCAACAAGGTCGCCGAAAGGGTCTGCGGCAAAGGCGCATCTGCGGCTTCACTAACGACCGACACCCGAATTGCAACTTCATCGCCGAAATCCTGAAGCCGGAAGCTATAGCGATTGCGATTTGACCATTTGACCAGCTGCGTAAGGCTCGTTTCAATCGTGCGGCGCCCCGCCGCGCTATCAGTCCACGCGCCATCAAGAGCGGAGAGAAAGACGCCCCTATTGCCCTTTTCCAACTGGTCCGCTTTGTGAAACGCGAGCACGGGTTCTCCTTCAAGTCCATCGCTGACGAGCGCTCGAATGGCATCGGCCTTGGCATAGGTGAAGGCCACGCCGGAGGTTGCCAGTCCGCCGGAAATGCCATCAATCGGCGCAACGACACGCGGGCGCACCAGATCCGGCGTAAAGAATTCCGCTCGCTCTTCGGGATCGTAGGAATCGGGCTTGAACGAGAGCCCCTGCCCCGATTGCAAGATCTGAGACTGCCGCGCCGCCTTGGCGATCTCCTCATTGAGCGGCGTCGCACCGCTGCCATATTGAAGATAATAAAAGGATAACCCCGCCTTCGCATAGTCGTAAGGATCAACCATGCCGTCTGTAATCAGAAAAACCGATGTATAATTGCCGGTTGCGGCCAAAGCGCGATCAAAAGCGCGTGAAACATTCGAACTGTCACCGGTCGGAAAGCGGCTGGCGAAATTTCGAATCACCTGTTTGCCCCGCGCGTCCCCCATCTGGCGCCCTGTTGTCAGGCCACCAAAGGTAATCAGCTCCAGACTGTCCTCAGGGCGCAGATAATCCAGAATATCGGCAACGGCCAGCCGCGCAGCCGCAAGGCCATCGCCCGCCATGGAGCCGGAGGTATCCACCAACACGATGGTATCGCGCGGCGGCGGATCATCCATCAGATATTTCGGGTCAGGTGAAACCGGCAACAGCGGATCAAGCGCTGTATGAGCGTAGCTCTGCACCACGGTCGGATCTTCTGGAGACCCTTCCATGGGCCCATTCACCAGAAGCAGGCCAAGCCCGCGGCTCTTCACGGCATCGGCCAGTCTTGCCAGATCGCCGGCTTGAAACTGCGCGGCCTCCATGCTCCCCAACACCACGATGTCGAAATCATCAAGCCGCGACAAATCCGCGGCACGGCGCTGCTCAAGCTCGAACTTGTCTTGCGGCAACGCGTTGAGGAACCCGGTAGCGCCAAGCCCCAAAACCCGAATAGGAGCGTCTACCAGCGTGAAAACCCGCTCGGAAAAAGCCTGTTCACCCCTTTTTACATCGACCGAGGCGAATTGCAGCCCACGGCCCTCAAACCGCATGGGTATGCGCAAGGCTTGAAGAGCGTGTCCACCATCAAGCCGATCATTTTCAAGAGCGACAGGCGCTCCATCCCGCTTGAGCGCAACAGTCCAACGTTCTTCATTGGCGTCTTTGGCTTCAGCTGCCCCCGGATCGAAGACAAGCCGCAAGGTCGGCTCGCTGCCCGAGCGGATTTTGGCCGGAAGATAGGAGGAAATGATCCCCTCCGATGCAGCGCCAGCATCCAGCGACGCAATGAAAACCGGGCCTAATCGCCCCTTGAAGCGGGACGCCAGCTTGGCAAGCGGCGCTGTCGTGCTATTGCCATCACTGACCAGGAACAGAACATCATCATCTCGTTGTTGATCGGCGAGAACCTTGGCGGCATCAAGTGCGCCCGCAACATCACTGCCATCAAAAGACAGATTGTCCGAAACCTCATCTTCTTGCAACAGCGCCAATCCATCGGAAAGGCTGCCCCGATTGAGTTTGACATCAACGGAGGTGGCAAAATCGATAAGAGACACTCGCGTCCTTACTGCAGCGCCTTCTCCTGCAAATACCGCAAGCTTTTTGGCAAGAGCATCAATCCGATCACGCCGCATGGCCGGTTGCCGGTGCGCGCTTTCAGATTGATCCACCAGTAGGATGAAATGCTGCTGCCGCTCGGAAGGCGCATGCAAATAGGCCGGACGCCCTGCAGCCACAGCCAGCAAAAGCGCAGCGATCAAAGCCGAAAAGGATGTTCCCACCCGCCACAGGCGCGTTGAGCGCTCCATCTGGGGTCGCGCTAAAAGATGATAGCCCCCGATCAGAACGATGCCAGCCAGCAAAGCGACAACGCCCCAGCTTGCAAGCAAGGCCACCCAACCGGTTTCCTGACAGGTAGCCACCCAGCCAGAGCGCGAGAAAAGCGGAAAAATCAGCGCACACGCCGTCATGCCGTCCTCCCATCGCGCAGCCTCAGGGCAACAACACGCTCAGCCACGATCAGAATGATGGCAACCAGTGCAAGCCATGGCCAAAGCGGGCTTTGCGCTTCCCCCATCATAGAAACGGGCTGAATATCATCTAGCGCAGGGTTCGTCCCCAAAGGCTTGGCCGTATCGCTCTCATAGGCCAGATTTTCGATCCTTGCGCCCGCCCCATCCACATGGGACACATCCAGTAACGGCTGCCGATCCTGATTGACAAAGCGATAGGCATTGATGAAAGCGACCAGCCACGTCAGATGTTGCGCATCTGCAAGATTGGCATTGGCCAACCCGCCAGCAGGCTCTGGCATCAACACCGCCGGATGCGCCCCTGCACGCACCGCAATCCAGACCTTGCCATCAGCACCGGCTGCAACAGCGCGAAAGCCCTCAGGCAATCGCCCAAGCCCTCTTGGTTTGAGGGTTTCCAGCAGATCCAGATCCACCGCTTCCAGCAAGGGGCTTTCTTTTTGGAAATAACCAAGGGCATTGACGCCTTGCGCTTCTCCACGAACGAGATAAATCCCACGCTCGGTGAGCCCGTCTTCAGCAGAATAGAACCCGATGCGCACCGCATCATCCCGCTCGGCACCGACAACGGGCGCCATTTGCCGTGCAAGGTTGGCCAGAGCCCCCGCGCTCACGTCCGCATCCAGCGCAATCGGCAACACCGACATTGCGCCGATAGAAAGAGCAAGGCGATTGTCGAGAGCAAACCCTCCGGTCTCTTCCAGCTCTGCGCGATAAGTGCCTGGCTCAGAGACAGCATAAGTGACTGAGACCTCCTGCCCCTTGCCCAAATCAACTGGCGCATCGGGACTGAGAATTTGGCCTCGCGGCCCTGTAACAACAAGGGATAGGTCCGAATTGGTATCCCCGAAGCGAGCAATATTCAAAGACAAGCGCGCACCGTCTCCGCCAAGTCCGGCGGCTTTGAAATCGGCTCCTGTCAGGGCGCTATTAGCCTCAGGCTCACCAACCTGAAACCATAGGGGATCAGCCGACAGCACCTCGCCTTCAGCCACCTTCTCATGCTCCCTCGCATCAGACAGCGCAAAAAACGGAGGCTTTGGCAAGTCGGACACAACAGCCAGATGGGTCCAACGGCAAGGACCATCCTCAAGTGAAGCTGAAAGAGCATGCATCATCGCAATGGGAGACACACCAGCGTCGCCAACTCCGTTGCTGGGCGCAGTATGTGGCACAGCCACCACACGTGAACAGCCCCCTTGGGCTGTAACATGCTGGACGATTTTATCTGCCATTTCATTGGCCAACTGTAGCCGCGTCGGACGACCCACCGCCATGCTGGGAGAATGATCCACGGCAACAAGAACGCCAAGGGCAGGCGCGTTTTTGGTTGGCACCAACACCCCATCCAGCAACAGGATAGCCAGAAGAGTCAGCAGAATGAGAAAGCGCAACCAGAATAACGGGCTGCGCAAGGGCGCACTCATCTGCCAGCGTACACGCGATTGTCTTGCCTCAGAAAGTTCGGGCAGAAACTGCAAAGCAGAAATCTCCACGTGCCGCACTTTCGAGCGCCGCATATATTTGACCAGCAGCACCACGAGGAAGAGACCGACAGTTGCAAAGGCGAGAAGGCCAAGAAGCATTAGCCGACCCTCCCGAACAATTCGCTTGCAAGAAGAAAATCATGAAAACGCAGGCGGAAGCCTTCCGCCATGGCATCAAAGCCCGGCCGATCGGGAAAATCCCACGCGAAATGCACCACGCCGCCGCGATTAAGGGCTTGAGCATATCCATCCCGCTGCGCCTGAATGGCGTCTTCAGCGGCCGTCAGATCAGGGCCCGACGCCTGAAACGCACCGCTACGCTCAGCTGCGGCCCCGACAGCGCCCAGAGAGACAATATCCTCCCGAAGAATGGCGCGCTCCGTTGGCCAACTGTTGAGCTCGCACACCACGGCCTGCCGATAGCCGCGCGAGGCCAGCTGTATGGCTTCCTCAAAGGCTGCTTGCGCTGTATTGGTGCGATAGAAGTCTGTTATGAAAATGGTGACCGATGATTGTTTAAGCCGAGACAGCTCAGACCCGATTGACACTTCTTCGCTGCCTTCAGGGGCTTTGGAAGTCCACAAGCCTTGAGAGAAATGGGCAAACGCTTCACCGATCTGCCCGCCTTGCACAAAGCTCACTCGATCCCGAGACGATGACGCCCCGAGCGACGCAAAGCCGATACCAATGGCTTCATTGCCTGCAATATGCCCCAGCGCTTCACATATCCAGAGCGCAGCCTCCAACTTGCTCACCCTATGCGGGTCTTCCATACCGGCGCGCATAGTGGCACTGCCATCTACAATCACGAGAAGCTGGAATTGTTCTTCGGCTTCAAATGAGCGCACCAGAAACTCATCCGGCCCCCCATGGCGCAACGAGGCTCGCCAGTCGATGTGACGCACATCATCGCCAAACACATAAGAGCGATGTTCCCGATATTCCAAAGACTGCCCCAACTTGCGCCGCAAGAAGGCTCCGCTGCCAGACGTTGCAAACGCCTTGCGAGCCTTGACGCAGATGTCGTCCAGCATGGCTGGATCGAACGGATTGGGGCGCAAAGAGATCATTGGTCCAGCTGATATGGCTTGAAAAATTCACTATAGCTGGCGGCCTGTGGTGCGGTGAGAGCGAGCAAATGCAACAACAGCGCATCTCGCACTTTCTCCAAATCTCTCATGGAACGCAGCGCCGGGAAATCCTCCATGGCCATCCGCTGCCAGCTATATTTTAATTTCACACGATGCCGCAAGGCGCCAGGCGCCATCTCCAGCAGGGCTCTCGCCGCCATGGCCTGCATTTGCGTGGTGGCGCTTTCCGCCGACAACAGGAACGCTTTCGCCTTGCTTGCCTGAATGAGAGCAATCGCCGCGCGCGGGCCAAGCGGCCATTCACAATAACGCTCGACAAACTGCACAATCTGCTCCCCGGAGCGCGCCGGAATATCAACCAGCTCTGCAGCTTTGGCAGCGCCATGGGTTGCCTGCACCAGATTGACGGCATGCTCCACCATCTTGCGCGGCATCTTGGTCTCCGAAAGCAAAGCCCTAGTCTGATCGATCAGCCAGCCGCACTGGTCAGCGGAATAAGCGTCAATATCCAGAGGCGTCTGCGCTTCGCCCTCAATGCCCGTGTGACCACCGGAGACCCGCTCGACAATCTCAACCAGTGCCGCGCTATCGGACGGCGCCATCAGGAGCTTGAGCTGGAAGCGGTCCAGTTGCGCTTCGGGCAAATCGTAAGTGCCTTCCTGATCAATGGGGTTTTGCGTGCCAATCACCATGAAAGGCGTTTCAAATCTGGCCTGCTGCATATTTTGCGAAAGAACTCGGCTTTCCACCAAGGATCGCGTTTCACCCAGAACAGTTACCTTCCGCTCCGCCATGGCTTCCAGCATGGCAGCCTGTGTTTTGGGCGTGGCACGGTTGATCTCATCCGCCAGCAGAATCTGCCGGAAAATGGGGCCAGGCTGAAAAACAAAAGGCTCCCCAGACCCGCTCATATTGGGCATAAAGGTGCCAGTGATATCCGAAGGCAGCAAGTCCGGTGTGAACTGGATGCGTCCATAGCCCGCGCCATCATTCATCTTGAGGCTCTTGGCAAACGAAACCGCCAGAGATGTCTTGCCAAGCCCGGGATTGCTCTCCAACAGCACATGCCCACCGGTAAACAGCGCCGCAATCATCCCATCGATCACTGCATCCTGCCCAATGATATCCCGCTGCACGCTCCGCTTGACCTGCAGCATGAAATGGGCTGCTTGTTCCGCTGGTAATTGGCTCATAACTTCCTCATTGTGATTGCGGCTTGAGAAGGGATCTCATCCAGTGGGGCATCTGTTGCACCGGAATATGGGGATGGGACGTTTCATTTGTCTCACGATTCGCGCCCTTTGCGTGAATTTCCTCGACCTGCACCGCCTTTGCTCCCCTGTCCGCAACGGCCAGATTCTTTTCTTGCCCAGTGCTTTGTCCGCCTCCCCCACGCGCGTCA contains the following coding sequences:
- a CDS encoding AAA family ATPase — its product is MFSQKVMAELLERHSDLFSDLVTIKKTLNDRFYGLSDQIHCQMLAVASGESMLLIGPPGTAKSRLIRAFAHICGLLGDDEFSGSDDRAYDGVLREFQQEPRYFEYLLTPFTEPGELFGFFDIGKLFDAHGRSVGLERLHEGMMQHAEIIFLDEVFNASSAILNSLLTFINERKFHDRGKSYEVKLSCLFGATNFPPKRPELLAIYDRFLLRSWVDNVPSEPHAIGALMQTGWQESHAKDLGRTFPQLLERASHFRADLRAMSQSGALLVDLQDEQVNDMLVRLTCVADYARGRRLSQLSNRRMVRFSRIFLVNALMRAAEQGSAQPVMDIEQELMLLARHGLDRLPDPFQENDLQSLLVKGQL
- a CDS encoding VWA domain-containing protein codes for the protein MTACALIFPLFSRSGWVATCQETGWVALLASWGVVALLAGIVLIGGYHLLARPQMERSTRLWRVGTSFSALIAALLLAVAAGRPAYLHAPSERQQHFILLVDQSESAHRQPAMRRDRIDALAKKLAVFAGEGAAVRTRVSLIDFATSVDVKLNRGSLSDGLALLQEDEVSDNLSFDGSDVAGALDAAKVLADQQRDDDVLFLVSDGNSTTAPLAKLASRFKGRLGPVFIASLDAGAASEGIISSYLPAKIRSGSEPTLRLVFDPGAAEAKDANEERWTVALKRDGAPVALENDRLDGGHALQALRIPMRFEGRGLQFASVDVKRGEQAFSERVFTLVDAPIRVLGLGATGFLNALPQDKFELEQRRAADLSRLDDFDIVVLGSMEAAQFQAGDLARLADAVKSRGLGLLLVNGPMEGSPEDPTVVQSYAHTALDPLLPVSPDPKYLMDDPPPRDTIVLVDTSGSMAGDGLAAARLAVADILDYLRPEDSLELITFGGLTTGRQMGDARGKQVIRNFASRFPTGDSSNVSRAFDRALAATGNYTSVFLITDGMVDPYDYAKAGLSFYYLQYGSGATPLNEEIAKAARQSQILQSGQGLSFKPDSYDPEERAEFFTPDLVRPRVVAPIDGISGGLATSGVAFTYAKADAIRALVSDGLEGEPVLAFHKADQLEKGNRGVFLSALDGAWTDSAAGRRTIETSLTQLVKWSNRNRYSFRLQDFGDEVAIRVSVVSEAADAPLPQTLSATLLLAGQSIGVPMTMVKGEQGVFEGRFALPIHETASEGEGAVNKGLLYLQEGGAGALEQPQAIPVTLPYAVPRAGNRSEASSYGVDLSGLQALADATGGTLDHLPNHSGQARQFSVPPKPVHRLLLLLATVFFGLSFLMRGSRL
- a CDS encoding AAA family ATPase; this encodes MSQLPAEQAAHFMLQVKRSVQRDIIGQDAVIDGMIAALFTGGHVLLESNPGLGKTSLAVSFAKSLKMNDGAGYGRIQFTPDLLPSDITGTFMPNMSGSGEPFVFQPGPIFRQILLADEINRATPKTQAAMLEAMAERKVTVLGETRSLVESRVLSQNMQQARFETPFMVIGTQNPIDQEGTYDLPEAQLDRFQLKLLMAPSDSAALVEIVERVSGGHTGIEGEAQTPLDIDAYSADQCGWLIDQTRALLSETKMPRKMVEHAVNLVQATHGAAKAAELVDIPARSGEQIVQFVERYCEWPLGPRAAIALIQASKAKAFLLSAESATTQMQAMAARALLEMAPGALRHRVKLKYSWQRMAMEDFPALRSMRDLEKVRDALLLHLLALTAPQAASYSEFFKPYQLDQ
- a CDS encoding DUF58 domain-containing protein; the protein is MISLRPNPFDPAMLDDICVKARKAFATSGSGAFLRRKLGQSLEYREHRSYVFGDDVRHIDWRASLRHGGPDEFLVRSFEAEEQFQLLVIVDGSATMRAGMEDPHRVSKLEAALWICEALGHIAGNEAIGIGFASLGASSSRDRVSFVQGGQIGEAFAHFSQGLWTSKAPEGSEEVSIGSELSRLKQSSVTIFITDFYRTNTAQAAFEEAIQLASRGYRQAVVCELNSWPTERAILREDIVSLGAVGAAAERSGAFQASGPDLTAAEDAIQAQRDGYAQALNRGGVVHFAWDFPDRPGFDAMAEGFRLRFHDFLLASELFGRVG